One Nocardioides dongkuii genomic window, CCGAACCAGGACTCGGCGCCCTTGGCCTCGGTGACGCCGTCGGTGTAGAGCACCAGGGCCTCGCCCGACCGCAGCACGAGCTCGTGCTCGGGGTAGACGGCGTGGTCGAACGCCCCCACCAGCGGACCCACGAGCTCGACCCGGGCCGGCGCCGCGTCCGGGCGCAGCAGCACCGCCGGCGGGTGTCCGCCCGTGGTCAGCGTGACCCGCCAGCCGTCCGCGTCGGGGCGCAGCCGCGCGAGCAGGACGGTGCAGAACCGGTCGGTCTCGTGTGCGAGCACCGTCTCGTTGAGGTGGCTCAGGACGTCGCGCAGCGGCATCGGAGCGGGGGCGAGGGCGCGCAGGGAGTACCGCGCCAGCGCGGTGACCACCGCCGCGTCGACGCCCTTGCCGCACACGTCGCCGAGGACGACGACCCACTCGCCGTCCGGGAGCGCGAAGACGTCGTAGAAGTCGCCGCCCACCACCGAGCCGTCGCCCGCGGGGCGGTACGCCGCCGCCACGTCGAGGCCGGGGATGCGCGGCGGCAACGGCGGGATGAGCGTCTGCTGCAGGGTGCGCGCCAGCGTCCGGGCGTGCGCCTCCGAGCTCTCCGCGCGCTCCTTGGCCGCCACCAGCTCGCGCTCGTACCCGCGCCGCTCGGTCGCGTCGAAGAGGGCGATCCGGACCACCCGGGGCGTGCCGTCCTCGAACCGGTCGAGGGTCGCGTTGACCAGCACCGGCAGCCGGCTGCCGTCTCGGCGGCGCACGTCGACGGCGATCTCGCGGACCGTGCCCTGCATCCGCAGCATCGGCGCGTAGTGCGTCTCGTGGAAGATCCGCCCGCCGACCGTGAGCAGGTCGGCGAACGTGCGGCTCCGCAGCTCCTCGAACGTGAAGCCGGTCCAGGTCAGGAAGGTCTCGTTGGCCTTGATGATCCGGCCGTCGGGCGTCGTCGAGAGGTAGCCGCAGGGCGCGCGCTCGTAGAGCTGGACCGGGTCGTCCTCCGCCAGCGCGTCCTGGAACGCGTCGGCCGCCTCCTCCTGCGACACCAGCCGACCCCGAGCGCCGTCAGGCGGCGCGCCGACCCCGCACGAACGGCGCGATGGCAGCGACGGTCTGGTCGGGTGCGCTGAGGTTGGGGCAGTGGCCGGTGGCGTCGAGCATCACCAGGCTGCCGTCGGGGATCGCGGCGGCGACGTACTCGCCCACCGCGACGGGGGCGATCGCGTCCTGGGTGCACTGCAGCACCAGCGTCGGCACCGAGATCCGCGGCAGGTCCTCGCGGGAGTCGGAGCGGAACGTCGCGGTCGCGAAGCCCCGGGCGACCACCGGGTCCATCCGGCAGAAGCTGGCGGTGAGCTCCTGGCCGAGCTCGGGCCGGTCGGCGTTGCCGACGATCACCGGCGCCATCGCCGAGGACCACCCGAGGTAGTTGCTGCCGAGCGACTCCAGCAGCTCGTCGATGTCCTCCTCGGCGAAGCCGCCGACGTAGCCCGTGGCGGGGTCGTCGACGTAGCGCGGGCTCGGGGCGACCATGACCAGCGACGCGAACCGGTCCGGCTCGGTGACCTGGGCCAGGCCGCCGATCATGGCGGCGACGGAGTGGCCGACCAGGACGACGTCGCGCAGGTCTAGCTCGCGCAGCACCTCGAGCACGTCGTCGGCGTACCCCTGCAGGCTCGCGTAGCGCTGCGCGTCGTACGTCGCGCGCGAGCCGCCGGCGCCGACGAGGTCCAGCAGGACGACCCG contains:
- a CDS encoding alpha/beta fold hydrolase, giving the protein MDARERHHVVESGRPDGQPMVFVHGFGCDQNMWRHVAPAFEDDFRVVLLDLVGAGGSRATYDAQRYASLQGYADDVLEVLRELDLRDVVLVGHSVAAMIGGLAQVTEPDRFASLVMVAPSPRYVDDPATGYVGGFAEEDIDELLESLGSNYLGWSSAMAPVIVGNADRPELGQELTASFCRMDPVVARGFATATFRSDSREDLPRISVPTLVLQCTQDAIAPVAVGEYVAAAIPDGSLVMLDATGHCPNLSAPDQTVAAIAPFVRGRRAA
- a CDS encoding PP2C family protein-serine/threonine phosphatase; this translates as MSQEEAADAFQDALAEDDPVQLYERAPCGYLSTTPDGRIIKANETFLTWTGFTFEELRSRTFADLLTVGGRIFHETHYAPMLRMQGTVREIAVDVRRRDGSRLPVLVNATLDRFEDGTPRVVRIALFDATERRGYERELVAAKERAESSEAHARTLARTLQQTLIPPLPPRIPGLDVAAAYRPAGDGSVVGGDFYDVFALPDGEWVVVLGDVCGKGVDAAVVTALARYSLRALAPAPMPLRDVLSHLNETVLAHETDRFCTVLLARLRPDADGWRVTLTTGGHPPAVLLRPDAAPARVELVGPLVGAFDHAVYPEHELVLRSGEALVLYTDGVTEAKGAESWFGEDRLLDTLGGLFPASSDHLVPGLVEHVLDFQGGVARDDIAVLAVRVP